ATATGCATTATACCCCAGAGCTGCAGCTGTTGAGCTCCGGACTCGCCCACAGGCGATTCGATGCAGTCTTCTGGAAATACGACATCGAAGGTGGAAGTTTCATCAAAAAGAGTTCTAGTAAACACCTTGGAGAGACGTTGGCGCCGCCGAACGATCGTCATACGGGAACAGAATAAGCTCTGCAGACAGAGACTCCGTAGAACTTCGTCTAGCATCGTCTACCGGCGAAGGAACTCCGAAGCTGTTTATTCCAGTAGACATCTCGAGTTCCCGTATTCGACAATGTGCAAATGCACGTGCTCACACTGAACGATAGTTTCACATCatcaaataataaatctCTGAAATTGGAAAGCGGCAAGAATTCGACGCGCTCCAGTCGTTCCTCAACGCGCGAGAGCCGATTGGATGCGTCGCCCTATCAAAGCCCGGCTCTCATCTCTCGTCAGTCGAATGCTCTTCTACGATGGCCTAAAGTAAGCCTAAAGGTGTGTCTTGTCGTAGTTAGATTCATGCACGCGGGCGATGTTcacagcgacggcggcgagcaAAAGTCTCGTGGCCCGCGCTGTGCTGAaccctcaaaaggggcctcacctttTGTCTCATTGTCCTTACGAACGTGCTGCTTTGAGAAAAAGACTGCAGGCAATGCAATACACATTTTTTAGGCAGCGAGGAAAATTTCGGAGAAAACACGAAATTAAACATGGCTTCCGGGAAGCACCTATAACGCTTACACACAAAGACTGTACAAAAATGACACTAATAGTAATGAAAAAACCATAAAGGTATAAGGTATAATAGCAAAACAAACAGTAATTAATAATGACGAGGCTTTACAAACACTCATGGTTACACGCGCTCTAATTAAACTGCAAGCTAAACAGAAGAGAATTTCACACCCATGCCAGCATTAATTTCCTTTACAATAGTCTCGGCACTCTCTAAGGCCTTGTGAGCGTTATCCCGCTTATAGAAAAGTGCAGGTACATCACGTAAGGCATCAGGGTAACGAGTGTAGATGTAATAGCTGTTCAACTCAAGTATGCATTCCTTGACGGTAATCATAGCCGACTCAGAAAAATAAACGCAAGAAAGGGCAGGCATAAATGTGCGTAAATCGTGGCTTCTATTTTGCCTAGAATCGAGGCCTTTCTTCAGAAGCAAAACACCTATAAGAACTTTTTCGGCGCATTCGTGGCAAAGAAAGCACACGACAGCAAAATTACcattttcctttttgacTTGCACTTCATATTGTTCTCGAGCAGCGAGTAAATCAGCCTCGGCTTGACGGTAGAACATCCTCCCTATTTCCGGTTGCGGAGAACAAGTCGAACATGGAAAAGATAGAAtataatcgtcgtcgctatcaAAGTGCAGAGAAGCACCACTACCAGAGGCTATCATTTCTTTAGCTTGCAAAGAATGACCATGAAAACGTAAATGAGAAACGATAGAACGACAACTCCCTTGGGCTCTTCTTGACTTCATGTCTAATTCGCGAAATGCAATTTCTGATCCTTCATCACTTAATGAAGGGAGTTGTGCGTCAAAAATCGCTGATTCCTGAAGATTAGGTCCCTGACGATTAGGTCTTGACTCAATAGCGGGTGCAAAATCCTGAGGTGCCTTTGTGGCTCGCCTCATAAATTTGTATAGAGTCGAACTTTCAACTTCGACTATTTCTTCCAGACCAGTGTTAATGTAGTACGAAAGATCTTCGTCTCCCTTCTTTACCACTGCAGTGATGACTTGAGCGTgaattgctttcttctcggAAATCTTATATATAGCCCATTCACCGTCTTCAAAGTTATTTTCCTGCACAATGTGTTTCATGTGAATTTCATTCACTTCTCGTCCGAGAAAAACTTCTAGGCGACGAGATTCGTTTTGGAGTGCACGCTCACGACCGGAGGTACTGAAAACAATGccaaattttttcaagtaAAGTGGTATTTCAGACGGACTGCTCAAAGTGAGCATGCCAACAATGGAGGCGGTGTCTATATCAGTTGAACATCGAAGAAGATGGGTAAGGCACTTCGTGATCTTGATCTGAAAAGTAATACCTGCTGCAGAATAATTATCTTCAAAGGCAGATTCAGTTAGGTAGAGAACGGCTTTTTTGCCCTTTTCTGATATATCAAGGTAAACATCTCCATCTTCGGATGTTTTGTCGACTTCAACCTTATCAGCACACCGAACAAGGCAAGTTGAAAAAGAATGCAAGCATCTAATTTCAAGTTCAGTGCTAATCGTTGCTAGACCGGCTTCAAAATAAGACGGAAGCTTGCTATTTCGGCTTTTGTGGACGAATATGCTTTTAATTCCCAAAACGAAATGTTGGGAAGTAATCAAGGCCTGTAGTCGTTTTGCAGAAGTTAGATGTTGTTCATTCATCGAAGGAACCATGTTGTCGCTCTTAATGCGAGAAACATAAAGAGATGAAGCATTCCTAGGTCGAAGACATTCTGGCAACAAGTCAACCgttttttcttgaagaaacgACAAGTTGCACGTAGCGAGGTCaataagaaaagaatgaTCAAGTGTCTCAATGTACTCTTCGTACTGAATGTTGTCGAGGAAGAATAAATTGCTTGAAATTTCCAACCCACGCCTTCGGTTCATTAAAAACAAAGGACTTAAAGTGTCACTAAGTGATTTGTCCCAATTTCTCTCTTGATTACattcgagaagacgaaaaaggaacTCAATAGCCAATTTTGCTTTAAAAACGTCATTGGGATCTTTGAGTGCAGAATTCGATTCGCCATTCTGAAGATATATGTCTTCAAGCACGCGAGCGCAATGAAATGGTCTAGCCTCGACATCAACACCGAAACAACGAAGAAGCTTAGTGTGCATTCCATAAACATCCGGTAATTCGTAGAAATACGGATGCAGATGAAGCAGCTCTTTTGGAGACCTTCGCACGACCTTTAGGGGATTGACCATCGTGTTTGTCTCCTTcatgaaaataaaatttagCTTGAAAATCTTCTTTACGTCCCTAATGCTTGCAGTATCTTTGAAACAAAAACAACCTTTAAAAATCGAAAGATCTCGGAGATTCGAAGAAGCTGACAAAACCGGGGAGGCCAGCCATCTCAGATTATCCCGCAAATATTGCAAAAAGTCCAGAGTGATTTTCTGCATTTCGTCTGAAACATTTTCATCGACTTTTCCATGAGTAGACGCTTCTTTATAACCTTCGACGTAACATTGGACGTTATCAACGACTTGTGACAGAGACGGAGAAGGCGCAATAGAAATGTTCGGTTTCGTTTGACGACAGTTGGTCCATTTCGGTGCCAAAGAGCGCGAAGTCCAACAAAGCCGCTCGTTTGCCTCAGAATATTTAACCGCAAGTTTGAAGCTTGTAATTGTAGCAGAGAATTGTTCAGAAATAGCAGCCAaagtttttctaatttttgcTGCAGGCAAACACTTTAATGACGAGTAACTTCTTCTAACCCAGTCTTCGTAGTTATTACTGATCAAATGATGAAACAAACACTTggatttctctttccatcCTAAAGGAAGTACAGAAGAACGTTTCCCATTTGTTTCAAGACGTTGAGCTAGTTCTAAAAGCAAATCCGGAGGAGCAACTTTCCGCAAGCCAAATTTTCGAAGAAATTCTAGCCAttccgcttcgtcttcctccgtGTCCGTAATTTTGGGTGGAAAGTACTTGGCATCCAGTATTAACGAAAAGAGCTCAACGTCTGGATCATAAAAACTATTTACACAACAAAGTTCGCCATCCATCGAGAAACATGGAGTTTGCGAAAGACTTTCGAGTAACTTGGGAACTCCCGAAAAAGACTTTAAGGTCAGCAGATGTTTCATTCGATCGTCATCTGAAAGCAAGTTAAACTTTGGAAGTATGAATTCGACATAGGCTTCAACTAGAGTCTTGTCAGTCACTTCCAAGCATTTATAAAGAGAAGATAATTCTGGTTGACTCTTCAGAAAAGCCGTTTCCTTAGAATCCATCCAAATTTTTGAACCCCTTAAAAGCAATCCTTTCGGTAAACAAACGCACTTTTTGTCGGATATAGGAAGGAAAGAACCGGTAGCGCTCTCAAACAGTGAAATAGCGCGAAGCTCATCTAAAGATGACTTGGGAAAACAAGAGTTGATACGTAAATTGAAGTATTTTAAAAGACACAGAGATACAGATGGTTTCATCCTGTCACGGCAAAAGCACATTGAATCTGTAGTAAGGTACCGAAGAGCCTTTATAACCCTTTGAGGAGAATCCAATGTGACTAACCGCGATTCAACCAGGGCATCAACGGCTTTCACACCAACAAGTTTACTTCGAAGCAGTGGCATTCCAATCTGCTTCATGGCTTCTTGAGCTGGATGAGGAGAATGAGAATCAGTGACATGCAAAACCGTATAGCCAAGCTCAACGGGAACAAGAACCGACCGAGAGCCACTGGTAGCCGGAATAACCGGATGAACACTAAAACAAGAAATCGCTTCGTGGAAAGAACAGCAAGCCATCCCTTCCGTTGTAATATAATTCCAAAACTTGGTTATCCAATCGTCTGGCAAAGGCAGCATCGCTTCTAGGGTATATTTTCGAAGCACATTCAAAGGAAACAAGCCTGTAGTGTTCAGTCTGGCGACAAACGCAGACGGTGAGATCACACAAATCGTCTGAGCAGCATTAGCGATTTTGCTATAGGAGAAATGGTTAAATGTCGAATCACGGATGTGGGGGTGCACAAAACGATCAAGACTAGTCGGCAAGAGTTCtagaaagcgagaaaggtAGATAGGACGCTTCTCCGAAAAAAGATTCAAtcgttcgtctcctgtgACCAAAAGAGGTAGTCCCTTCAGTTTCTTCAGAGAAAGCGATTTGCCTTCTTGggaaaaaaacagaaagtTTAGAAGTAAGCTAACGACTACCGGAGATTTAAAGAGCGTAGTCTTGATTTCACCAAGTGTAAACTTACGGGGACATAATGACCACTCATAGTGATAAAGAAAGCTGCAGACTGACTCAGGAGTTGCCATTTCAACTCCAGAATCACCAACGCTTTGCAAAGACGAAAATATTCTTTGAGTTGTTGTGACAACTGGAAGTCCGAGAAACAGAAGGAGTCCTTTAAGGACAACAGCGCCAGATTCTCCAAGGCGACGCTTAACGGCTTCCTGGGACCAATAAAGAGTTCTATTAAAACGAACGCCTTGCCGTTCCACTGGTCCAATAGAATACCATCTCAATGAAGgcttcaaagaaaaattagtGTTTATAATGGAAGCAGCATCAACAGCAGCTCTATCCTGACTACTGAACTGATAGTACAGCTTTTTTCCGGAGTAGGAGGCGAGATCACTCAGCAGTTTTTGCTCGAACGACAGAAGGCAATCTACATAAGCGAGAACGTGCGATCGTGACTTTGTAAGAAACTCGTAAAATTTGCGAGACAATCGACTCCAGTACGAACTGTTGTTGTCTTTGACGACAGGAAAGAGAGAGTGAAACCATGCAAGTCGTCTGCCAAAATCGGAATCGCCCTTGCGCTCAGGATTGACATAGCGCTTGGCTTCTTCGAGAAAGGCAGCGTAAGCTGGAACAACACAGTAATCAATAAGATGCTCGTTCCAAGCCTGTTTCGGGTTGCACGTCCTTGCTGAAGAGCTGTCACGGAAAAGATCACGACGAGACGAGTCGAGAGCAAAATGGCCGTTAACGTAGACCGGCAATGGTATTTTACCCGGCAGTGGTAAGAAACAGTAAGGATTGCAGTCATACTTAATTTCAATCTCAAAAACGGACGCTGCAACGCCAGCTCGAGGAAGTACGGCTTCTTCTGAATAATCTCGAATTTCCCCCGCCACATAGCGACTGATTACCAATCGATTGAAGCACAAGGCAACATTGTTTTGAGATATAGCCTTTCTTATTTTCTAAAATCGTCATTTCGTAAGCGACTTGAAACCATGGAATTCGGAATGTTTCTACGTCTTTGGCAGcggcaatttttttaaacaTTTCTCCGCGCTTCAGTGTCGAAGTTGAGTCCAATTCGGCGCAAACCGAGAATTTCTCTGTTCGTTCTTCATCATCAACAATCGAAAGTTTGATCGTCCTCAATGAATTCAGGAAGAGCAGCAGTTTAGAAGAAATTTCAGCAAACTCTTCCAAAAGGATATTCATTTCATCACAACTTACTCCCTTTTTGCGTATTGGCTCAGCCGGGCTGTACTCGGTATGTCTCAGCGGAAATCGAAAGAGCGTGGCACCAGAAAGTTCATCAGCAGAAAAGACGGAATAATAGGCGTCTTTTACATCAGAAAAATTTTCCCAAAACCCTTCGTTCAAATAAAATTTCCGGCCAGGCTTGTTGATTGACGAACCAGGAATGAACCTGCATAAAGGATCAAGGACACAAAATACCTTATTGTCGGAGATAAAAGAAGGACAATCCGTTAGATGGTAAACAGCGTTGAACCCAATTCCAAATTGACCGGTTTTGGCAGCATCGTCCTTTTACTGCCAAGTCCCAAATTTTGAATTCCCAATAAATCATCTTCTGAAAAAGGACGGTCATTGTAGACCAGCAATGCCGGACCTTGCAAGTGCTTCCAACCGTCGCCAAACACTGTCCTAGTGGGATGATTTCGTTTGTCATAAACAATGTGAAGAACAGACGCTCCAGCGTCGTCAGCGTTCTGAACAAGCTCCTTCAGTATCTGAACACCCCATGGGTAGGCTCCGATAATATTTGCCAAACGACGTGCCAGCGGCTCTTGCTGTCCAAACTCTTCTCCAAACTCAACAGTGTGGTCGTCAAGACACCTCTTTGTATCTTTGTATTCGGACAGAGCCAGTCGACTGCTGAGAAAAGGAATCCGCAGTTTCAAAGCCGTTTCGCGCGTGATGCTTCCGTGAATAAGATTGCAGTCGGTCACGTCACTATTATTGCTCTCCGTATCGAAATAAATAACATCTGCACACGGAAGTAATCGTAGGTTAAGAAGATTTTTAACCGGAACAAGTATCTTGCCAAGTAATGTTGCAGAAACTTTATCGGCGTTTTTAGCAAACCAATCAACAATTCCAACGGCTACTGCTAAATCGCGGGCGACTTCTTCTGCTAACGCTTTGCCTTCGTCGTGATATATCTTTATTTCAGCAAGGACGTTCAGCAAGACAGATTGACTAAATTCAGATTTTATACCAAGAGCAGATTGAATCTTAGGAGAAGACAAATGAGAATAACCACCTTGACAAATAGAGAACAGCCAAGGCTTTAAAGAACGAATATCAAAGCAAGAAACGGCAAGGCGATTAGCGGAAACAAATCCTACGTCGTCACTGATCCAAATAAAGTCAGAATCCGAAAACTGTCTAGTAATAGCGTCTTCCAGAGAGGCCAGAGAGCAGTACTgaggcaaaagggaaagCAACGTTCTCATCATTTGGCCAAATTGCACCCCGCAACTCTCTTTTTCAGATTTGTATTTCTCCATCGCCTTCAACCAGTGTTCGAGAACGCTATCCAAAGTCACTTGACGAAGTGCAAGTAAATTAAGGAGGATCTCGTCTTGAACAAAGCCTCCCTTTAAAATGAATTCAGTGCTGCCAACAAGAAAAGACAACTTCTCAAGAGAAAGTCCACTGCTGGTAAGGGCACAGACGGTTTTAGAAGGAAGAGCTGTTGTACAGCAGCCACTCTTCCATGGCAAAGTAGAAGGATAATAACAAGAAGCACTGAACTCAACCGGACACCACTTAATCCCTTCCAACAACTCAGCGACAGTCGAGGAATTTGCTTTACCAAACGCTGAAAACACTGGTTCAGAAAGCCTCTTTCTTACCCACAAAGTTCTATCTTTACAGACGAAAAGACTAAGCAGCGCTTCGCCTTTTTCCGCGTCCCCCGCTGAAGCTTCACGAGCTATTTCGACAATTTCCAAACCTGAAATTGACTCCAAGGACCGAAAACATACGATACGAGAGAGAAGACGACCATAATTTTTGGAGAGTGCAAAGGGTCCTTCGGGAAAAACCGGCTTGTCACGAAAAAGCTTCAACACTAGAGGAGAAGACGGCACGAAAAGTTCTGACGGTTTCTTTATGGTTCCGTCTGCCACTGGAATAAAGCTGAGCTTGTTTAAGCGCTTGCGCACGACGTCGGGAAGGGGATGATGATTATCTAGATTGTCCAGAAGATACTTCACTACCGATATTATGTAGTCCATTCCGTACGTTTCCATATCAGGAAAAACAAATTCAGTAAACATCTCTTCGAAACTCAACTGTCGATGAAAAGACGACAGATTACGTAGGACAGTCGATTCTTCATGATTCGGAAAAGAAAGTAAAGGACGCATTAGTGAAAGATTCTTTACCGACTCTGGAACAGACTCCCGAAACATTTGCAAACTTGAATAATCAGGTGAATTATAAAGGCGAAAAAGAGGCATTGAAAGCAATGCTGACTCCATTGCTGACGTGAGAGAAACGTTGCGAATCACGCAAGAAAGGAAGGATAGCACTTCTTGACTCTGAATCGCCGTCCAATTGTGAAAAGAGGAAACCAAGAGGGGAACCTGACAAATACAATGCAACACCTTATCCTGGGTCCACACGTACTTCGTCAATTCGTAATTCGAAGAAATATAATCAGGGCAGTCCTGTAAAACAACGCATCCGGCGCTTCTGAAAGTGGACGCAACATTCCGTGACATTGGCGAAGCTGAAACGTGTCCAGCAAAGATAACGTTTCCTTTACGGACGAGCTTCGCTACAGATGTGAAGTTGTCACAAGGTAGGACAAAGTAGCCAACAAATTCATCATATTTATTATGAGCACCAAGCCATCCCCACACATCCTGCATCCACTGACGGCTAGGTTGGTATGACCATGGAAGagtcgacttcttctcttGCAATGGCCAGTAACTAGTTAAAATTCTTTTGAGTAGCGACAACACGTGCCGATGTTCAAGTTTCACAAGCGACAGCGCTTTGCGACATTGATGCGACGTTAGTTTTGAGAACAGGTCTCCTCTCAAAGCGCAGTGCAAGAATATGTTTTCCATTCCTGGGAAAAGAGATAACGGGAtctctttgttttctatGAAGACTTTCTTTGGCGATGTCGACAACTCAAACTCAACAAAAGACTCGTCGTTGACTGGCAGCAAAAACAGTCCGACTAAATCGGCGTAGTCTTCATCTTTCAAAACAAACGCAAGAAGGCTAAGCTTTCTCTCGCGACTGAGGTCAACATAGTTGTGAGAACTTTTCTTCAGCAAGGAACGAAGAAGGTCTGAGTTAAACGATTTGTAGCAAGCTTTAGCGCGATACAGACACGCAAGAACATTTCTTGGAGGCAGAACTACAGGCTCTCGAATTCGCATCATTTCCTCGTAGGCAACTCTTTCGTCTGCATTTAACTCTGACGATTCATTTACTACAGCTTCTGCAAGAGAAATCCACGAACCATTGCCGCAGTCTGTCCAAAAGACTTCTTTGCGCAGTAAAGTAGGTAAGAAACGATTAAGAACGTCTTTCCAATGAACTTTAACGTCCGACGGCTCCGGCCAGGCTCGGTAAACGGTACAGTGATCCAAAGAAAGACAAATCGCCTTAGAAATTAACGCCTCATATGCCGGACCTACAAGGTGTTCAAGCAGTAAGCTATTCCACTTGACAGCCTTATCAGTAGGACTATCTTTAGCAGGCCATTTGAGACTTCTTCTGTTATCAGCAACGCTGAATGACCCGTGAACATGCACAGGTAAACCCGTCTGGCTATCTTCACTAGGAGGAAGAggcaaaaagcaaaacatTCGACCCGGATCTGCTGCCTGGGCGGTCAAGGGTGGGAGTGAGAGTGCAATGCCAATCCACGGCAGTTGATGCAGCTCTTCGCCAAGTTCCACAACGTCGGAATGCTCCTTTGAGATGTGATGCGCAATTAGCCATTTCTGGCTAGAGATAACTTGGGAGTCGTCTCGACATGTCACAACTGCTTGAAAAGCCTCTTCCACTAAAACTTCTCCACTATTAACGCTGACATTGATACGTTTTCTCGCGTTAAGCACATCTTGGCGCGTCTGTTCGTCTATACAGACGCTAAAAATCTCTACAGGTGACTCACTTCCTGGCCGCCAGTCCCAGAGCTTGATTGATGCAACGGATTTAAGAAAGAGGAGCACGAGATGGGCGTCTTCTTTAAAAGAGTCAAATAAAATACTGCGAATCGTTTCTGGAGAGTGAAAGCTTTTGCTCAAAAGAGATGCGTCTCCATCCCTTCTCaaaggaaatcgaaaaagagTTGCTTCGTACGATGGAGCGGTCATATTGCAGCCCAATACGTTGTACGGAGCGAACTGGTCCACGTGCGTTGCAGCATCGGAGAAGGTGCATCCtttgccgccgtctttcaGGTACTTCTTCTGAGGATCAATGAATCCGATTTTGTTGCCACTTACTACACTGGGCAAATCTAGAAAGAAGTTCAATATAATTTTGTTCATTAATAAAAGTTTTCCCACCTGTGAGATGATAAACAGAATTGAAACCAATCCCAAAACGACCCACTTTCATAGgatccttcttcttttcgctttGGTAAAGCTTTTGTATGCTCTTCCAGTCACTCGGCTGGAAAACGGCGTTGTTTTGAGCGTAAAGCGCCGGACCTTGAAAGTGCGCCATTTCTCGGTTGATCAGAGTGTCTCTGCCATATGCGTCCGGTCTGGAATCCAAAAGAAACTGCACTTCGGTAGCTCCAGCGTCATCCGCATTTTGAACGAGCTCCTGTTTAGATTTTCGTATTAGTTGAGCCATTCCGAAGATTCTCCGTACCTTCAGTATCTGCCCTCCATCTGGATATTTTTCAAGTATTACTTCAATCTGCTTCCACAGA
This is a stretch of genomic DNA from Oscarella lobularis chromosome 16, ooOscLobu1.1, whole genome shotgun sequence. It encodes these proteins:
- the LOC136196866 gene encoding sacsin-like, with the translated sequence MNILLEEFAEISSKLLLFLNSLRTIKLSIVDDEERTEKFSVCAELDSTSTLKRGEMFKKIAAAKDKIRKAISQNNVALCFNRLVISRYVAGEIRDYSEEAVLPRAGVAASVFEIEIKYDCNPYCFLPLPGKIPLPVYVNGHFALDSSRRDLFRDSSSARTCNPKQAWNEHLIDYCVVPAYAAFLEEAKRYVNPERKGDSDFGRRLAWFHSLFPVVKDNNSSYWSRLSRKFYEFLTKSRSHVLAYVDCLLSFEQKLLSDLASYSGKKLYYQFSSQDRAAVDAASIINTNFSLKPSLRWYSIGPVERQGVRFNRTLYWSQEAVKRRLGESGAVVLKGLLLFLGLPVVTTTQRIFSSLQSVGDSGVEMATPESVCSFLYHYEWSLCPRKFTLGEIKTTLFKSPVVVSLLLNFLFFSQEGKSLSLKKLKGLPLLVTGDERLNLFSEKRPIYLSRFLELLPTSLDRFVHPHIRDSTFNHFSYSKIANAAQTICVISPSAFVARLNTTGLFPLNVLRKYTLEAMLPLPDDWITKFWNYITTEGMACCSFHEAISCFSVHPVIPATSGSRSVLVPVELGYTVLHVTDSHSPHPAQEAMKQIGMPLLRSKLVGVKAVDALVESRLVTLDSPQRVIKALRYLTTDSMCFCRDRMKPSVSLCLLKYFNLRINSCFPKSSLDELRAISLFESATGSFLPISDKKCVCLPKGLLLRGSKIWMDSKETAFLKSQPELSSLYKCLEVTDKTLVEAYVEFILPKFNLLSDDDRMKHLLTLKSFSGVPKLLESLSQTPCFSMDGELCCVNSFYDPDVELFSLILDAKYFPPKITDTEEDEAEWLEFLRKFGLRKVAPPDLLLELAQRLETNGKRSSVLPLGWKEKSKCLFHHLISNNYEDWVRRSYSSLKCLPAAKIRKTLAAISEQFSATITSFKLAVKYSEANERLCWTSRSLAPKWTNCRQTKPNISIAPSPSLSQVVDNVQCYVEGYKEASTHGKVDENVSDEMQKITLDFLQYLRDNLRWLASPVLSASSNLRDLSIFKGCFCFKDTASIRDVKKIFKLNFIFMKETNTMVNPLKVVRRSPKELLHLHPYFYELPDVYGMHTKLLRCFGVDVEARPFHCARVLEDIYLQNGESNSALKDPNDVFKAKLAIEFLFRLLECNQERNWDKSLSDTLSPLFLMNRRRGLEISSNLFFLDNIQYEEYIETLDHSFLIDLATCNLSFLQEKTVDLLPECLRPRNASSLYVSRIKSDNMVPSMNEQHLTSAKRLQALITSQHFVLGIKSIFVHKSRNSKLPSYFEAGLATISTELEIRCLHSFSTCLVRCADKVEVDKTSEDGDVYLDISEKGKKAVLYLTESAFEDNYSAAGITFQIKITKCLTHLLRCSTDIDTASIVGMLTLSSPSEIPLYLKKFGIVFSTSGRERALQNESRRLEVFLGREVNEIHMKHIVQENNFEDGEWAIYKISEKKAIHAQVITAVVKKGDEDLSYYINTGLEEIVEVESSTLYKFMRRATKAPQDFAPAIESRPNRQGPNLQESAIFDAQLPSLSDEGSEIAFRELDMKSRRAQGSCRSIVSHLRFHGHSLQAKEMIASGSGASLHFDSDDDYILSFPCSTCSPQPEIGRMFYRQAEADLLAAREQYEVQVKKENGNFAVVCFLCHECAEKVLIGVLLLKKGLDSRQNRSHDLRTFMPALSCVYFSESAMITVKECILELNSYYIYTRYPDALRDVPALFYKRDNAHKALESAETIVKEINAGMGVKFSSV
- the LOC136196504 gene encoding sacsin-like codes for the protein MSDAEDWDFYLTSPPLWKQIEVILEKYPDGGQILKELVQNADDAGATEVQFLLDSRPDAYGRDTLINREMAHFQGPALYAQNNAVFQPSDWKSIQKLYQSEKKKDPMKVGRFGIGFNSVYHLTDLPSVVSGNKIGFIDPQKKYLKDGGKGCTFSDAATHVDQFAPYNVLGCNMTAPSYEATLFRFPLRRDGDASLLSKSFHSPETIRSILFDSFKEDAHLVLLFLKSVASIKLWDWRPGSESPVEIFSVCIDEQTRQDVLNARKRINVSVNSGEVLVEEAFQAVVTCRDDSQVISSQKWLIAHHISKEHSDVVELGEELHQLPWIGIALSLPPLTAQAADPGRMFCFLPLPPSEDSQTGLPVHVHGSFSVADNRRSLKWPAKDSPTDKAVKWNSLLLEHLVGPAYEALISKAICLSLDHCTVYRAWPEPSDVKVHWKDVLNRFLPTLLRKEVFWTDCGNGSWISLAEAVVNESSELNADERVAYEEMMRIREPVVLPPRNVLACLYRAKACYKSFNSDLLRSLLKKSSHNYVDLSRERKLSLLAFVLKDEDYADLVGLFLLPVNDESFVEFELSTSPKKVFIENKEIPLSLFPGMENIFLHCALRGDLFSKLTSHQCRKALSLVKLEHRHVLSLLKRILTSYWPLQEKKSTLPWSYQPSRQWMQDVWGWLGAHNKYDEFVGYFVLPCDNFTSVAKLVRKGNVIFAGHVSASPMSRNVASTFRSAGCVVLQDCPDYISSNYELTKYVWTQDKVLHCICQVPLLVSSFHNWTAIQSQEVLSFLSCVIRNVSLTSAMESALLSMPLFRLYNSPDYSSLQMFRESVPESVKNLSLMRPLLSFPNHEESTVLRNLSSFHRQLSFEEMFTEFVFPDMETYGMDYIISVVKYLLDNLDNHHPLPDVVRKRLNKLSFIPVADGTIKKPSELFVPSSPLVLKLFRDKPVFPEGPFALSKNYGRLLSRIVCFRSLESISGLEIVEIAREASAGDAEKGEALLSLFVCKDRTLWVRKRLSEPVFSAFGKANSSTVAELLEGIKWCPVEFSASCYYPSTLPWKSGCCTTALPSKTVCALTSSGLSLEKLSFLVGSTEFILKGGFVQDEILLNLLALRQVTLDSVLEHWLKAMEKYKSEKESCGVQFGQMMRTLLSLLPQYCSLASLEDAITRQFSDSDFIWISDDVGFVSANRLAVSCFDIRSLKPWLFSICQGGYSHLSSPKIQSALGIKSEFSQSVLLNVLAEIKIYHDEGKALAEEVARDLAVAVGIVDWFAKNADKVSATLLGKILVPVKNLLNLRLLPCADVIYFDTESNNSDVTDCNLIHGSITRETALKLRIPFLSSRLALSEYKDTKRCLDDHTVEFGEEFGQQEPLARRLANIIGAYPWGVQILKELVQNADDAGASVLHIVYDKRNHPTRTVFGDGWKHLQGPALLVYNDRPFSEDDLLGIQNLGLGSKRTMLPKPVNLELGSTLFTI